One Conger conger chromosome 7, fConCon1.1, whole genome shotgun sequence genomic window, CCAGCAAGCCAACATATAGCCATCTAtagcacatgcacgcacataataataacaataatatgttACCGAGGACGGTAGAATGCTTAGTCAAGGTTTCTAAAAGCGTTTCCAACGTTGAACAGacgatagctagctaactatttAACCTTAGCGGGCTATCTATTGCTCAGCTGTCAGTGAACATTCCGAGACAACGTTCTGCAAACAACAAACCTTGAATTTAAGTAACGTTAACGTAGGCTATAAGCGATTGATGGCACAATTAGCGGATACAAATCCAACAATAAAACGCTAGCTGGCCTTCTTCCCACTATACAAGGTCAAGACGTTGTGGATAACGCAAAGTGAATGAAttgaggaacatttttattcGGACCGCTAAATTGCTAGCTCTATCATTGTGCTAGCGAGTGTAGTTTCAGctggaacattacattaaatgcaCAGTTTTGTTATCTGGAGCATGCTATCAAGGTTTGAATAATATAGGCATTTCTTGATGATTTTCAAATCGAAGCCTGTCCACCATCTTGTTCGAAGAAAGACGACAGCTGAGCTGATCAGTTTGAACCATGGAGGCGCAGAGAGGGGTGTGTCTGGTATTTGAAATTTTCGGTAAATTTTGCGCCCCCACAGTATCACAGGGGTAACTACCCGATGGGGTCAATCGATTCTAATGAACAACGCATATCACCAGGACTCACGGAGATAATCAGAACAATAGAATTTCTCACAGCAGGGTGTAAACCTAAAAAATGAGTCTGTTAAACCCAGATTGTATTTGAAATGGTACTCATAATACAGTATAGGAGAAGCCTTTCTTGGACCTGTGCAGATACACTAAGTGGCTGCTGTATTACGTCTTCTCGTTAAGCAACACAGTAAATCACGTGGCTGAAACTCAGTATATgaagcatgcagaaatggtgAAGAAGTTTCGTTTTTGTTTGACCGAACATCATAATGGGCAAGAcgtgtgatctgagtgacttcgACCATGGTATGATTTCTGGTGACAGGTGTGGTGGTTCCAGAATCTCAGAAACacctggaattttcatgcactgTAAAGTTTGCATCAAATTCTGCGTTAAATCATTAATTCTATCTTTGCTATTATTACACCAGGCTGGCCAGCAGAGGACAGACATCCTCACTAGACAGGTaggttcctcctgagatccatccatccatccatccattatcttaacccgcttatcctgaacagggtcgcaggggggctggagcctatcccagcatacattgggcgaaaggcaggaatacaccctggacaggtcgccagtccatcacagggcacacacaccattcactcacacatatgggcaatttagactctccaatcagcttaacctgcatgtctttggactgtgggagagaaaccggagtacccggaggaaacccacgcagacacaaggagaacatgcaaactccgcacagagaggccccggctgacggggattggaactcaggacctccttgctgtgaggcggcagtgctacccactgcaccatccacgAGTGCTGAATCTCCTCCtgagattgaaaaaaaaaaccaagaaacTGAATTGAACAgtgcaggctggtggtggtgtaatgatGTCAGTGTGTTTTCTAGGCACATTTGAATGTCTCTGCATACCTACGCATTGTGCACCTCCTTATGGTCACACTCACATCAGTTCACATCAGACCATGGGTCAAAtatatcattgttttggattcaaatacttttctgagctctattgatcttgcctggtgcaactgcaAGAGGACCAGATAACAAGGATTGCCTTCTCGGATAGTATTCCATAAGTTCCAATTCACcatacaagctcagtaaagcgtagaaaagtgtttgaatctgaaacaatgatgtatttacCCCACGTCTGTTTCACATGGGTAGGTCCCGTAGGATAATGTGCCATGTCTCAAGCTGCTCAGTGAGCAAAAGCTGGAATCAAGATGTCTGGAGGGGTAGAAATCTAGGTTGAGAAATGTTTTGACATAAATTGACTATgttaaccccaatatagctTTAGttttacctggatatagcctGCCTGGTTTGGGTTCTGTCTCTGAATGTAGGctaaatacatgtatttttcaACATTTCCCTGCCTTTTAACTGGAAACATACCGGGTATGCCGTGTAATCAAAGTGAATACTTTTGTTCTGTGTATCGAGGACAGATGctaaaaaatcatttttgcactgtcataatgaaaaaaaaatatatatatatcgtcAAGTATATAAGTCTAGAGCACCctctgctgttgttgctgtggtATAACTAATAGTCATAGCGCTGCCTAACAGTGAGTCCGGGGCCGCGTTTCACTTGCATTGGTTGTTTAACGCCAGCGACATCTAAGAACTGAAGACAACTTCCGCCTACCggttccatggattcctatgggaacTGCTCAATGGCGCAAGAAGCCAAATtatggaggctgccatgtttgactatgggcCTTTTTGGCAGCAGGGCATGCGCACTGAGTAGCTATCTAAACGGATGGcatgaatatgaatacaaaaatcttatatattttatcttcttCTGCGTGGCTCGTGAAGAAGAGTACTTAGTTCAGTCTGTTCaattataattaatttaaaagtactgtccaaaataaaGTCGACAGCCAGGGTAAAGTCATATTTTGAATGGATTTTTAGTTTACATAtgttttttggcaccagaggcttaataaCCTGCAATACTTCCGGTGACCACTGGAGTATACGAGTTTCTGGGGgaatgtcaatccctggtcTCATGTTTAACGCAGACGTTATCAAGCTAAGCAACGAAGGCGAAGATAGCATATTTGGTTAAATGGCAACCTTTTTCGGAGAAGTTGTATCCGTATACTCGCGGGCTgtggaggaggacgaggaggatgTGGACAATGAAAACGAAGAGGATCAGCAAATCCGAAGAGAGATTGAACAGAAGAGGTGACCAAAAtgtattagctagctaacacccGAATATAACTAGCACATGTGTAATTTAGCTAACTAAAAATGAAGGGCGTGCTGCTGTGGTTTAATAGACATAATCGCTTGCTAGTTATTGCTGACTCATATGTAAATGCAATTACGAATCGATCCCACTAACTCATTATTTCGTTTACGCTTGCTTGCATATAGTAGCTAAGTAAAGTTAGGTACCCACTTTCTAGCTCCTTTCGCTAGCTATACGCTAACACGATAGCCTACAGTAGCATATACGAGTGTAGCTAGCAAACGAGTAAGTACTGTCAAATGTGTTCTGTTCGCTACATGAATTAAAGTGTATCTGTAAGTGACCTGTTGACAATAGTGGTCTTGACGTGTATGTATGTCGTCAACGTTAAagatattttgtaacatgttttTGCTGTTTCATTAGCCAGAATGACTACATACGCTACTTTCACTTTCTGTTCCATGTGTAGTGTGTAATTGTAACCGTGACTCTTGTTTCTGTAGCCTATATCCAGCCACTTAATATTTTTGGTTAAATGATAACATTTAACATAAGCACCagctataaataaaatgtgcattcaCCCAGTAGCTAGcccttcttttgtttttttaatcgctttttcttattttttaaaagggaGGTCCATGTCAATTGGTGCCCAGAGGCCACACAGTCAATAACAAACCCCTCTGACAGAACTGTACAGTGTTCTAATTTTGTGATGGCAGTGGGTCCCAATGCAGCAGGTAAGTGTACACATAAAAGTCCATCATATAGTTTTTGTTGGAAATAACATGAtttaagatatactttattgaaccccatggggtaaTGCCTAAGCATCCTATTTCTGTGTCAGGTTTTCTTTCAGCCTACGTTTTGAACTCTGGGAATTGGGTAGCAGTGGGCTCCGTGATGCTCTGGAATGAGAGGAGCAAGGATTCAAGCCAGCAGCCCAGCTGTGTGATCTACAGACAAAGTGACTGCCCAAAGGTCTGTAGCCAAAAGATCAGCATTGCACAATGCTGAGAAGGTGCCCTGATTCTGGATCCTGGTGTAATGGACTATATGTTTAAGTGTTTGATGTAGCACTGTCGGTGAAATAATTTTTAAGTATGTGTTTAATgttaacaaaacacattttgttgaaCTGTCTCATTTTTACTTTGTATGCACAAGTTAAGGTTGAAGATGTTTTCATCCTTTAAGGTTTTAATCTGCCAGTGTACCTGCTATATAGCCGAAGACCAATTATTCCAGTGGACAGAAAAGGTAAGGCTTTTTGtactgtgtcagtgtcagtgtctttAGTACTTTACCCCAGTACAcaacgtggctcaggcagtcagagcagtcgtctggcagtcggagggttgccggttcgatcccccgcccaggctgtgttgaagtgtccctgagcaagacacctaacccccaaatgctcctgacgagctggtcggcgccttgcatggcagccaatcgccgtcgatgtgtgagtgtgtgaatgggtgaatgagaagcatcaattgtacagcgctttggctaaaggcgctatataaatgccaaccatttacacaaaCCGAAGCCTCCTTTGTTTTTATTGGATTTAGATTCTCACGACCCTATTTCTTTTAGCCTTTGTATTGTAGTGTAAATTACTCTAATGAACAGTGTTTGtactaaattaatgtaatgttattttgcTAGTCATGCTCTTTCATTATGCGGGTCTTCTGAGCTGCCTTCCATATTTCAGGTGTTTGCCTGCATTCAGCAGAGAGGTCTCAACGTGACGGTTCTCTCAGACTGTTCCATGGCCGAGTACAAAAGTCCAGACTCCCCGTTCAGCAGCGGAGCCCCCTTCCTGCGCGCCCTGAAGTCCAGTCAGTATGGGAGCCAGCCAGCCTGCCCCCTGTTGGAGCAGCCCAATATTGTAACTGGTCTCGCAGCTGCAGGTAAgtccattgtgttttttttatttataaaaaaa contains:
- the psmg1 gene encoding proteasome assembly chaperone 1 translates to MATFFGEVVSVYSRAVEEDEEDVDNENEEDQQIRREIEQKREVHVNWCPEATQSITNPSDRTVQCSNFVMAVGPNAAGFLSAYVLNSGNWVAVGSVMLWNERSKDSSQQPSCVIYRQSDCPKVLICQCTCYIAEDQLFQWTEKVFACIQQRGLNVTVLSDCSMAEYKSPDSPFSSGAPFLRALKSSQYGSQPACPLLEQPNIVTGLAAAVLSHCQVQRIPAILYQCYSDVLLPDSLTMETYKPALTPLSKLVKLDTCQSTEILRKLVQFNEAQSNLYT